One Skermanella pratensis genomic window, CGGTCGCTGCCGTAGCGGTCGCCGCCGCCATAGCTGTCGCGGTCGCCGCCGCCGTAGCCGCGGTCGCCGCCGCGATCGCCGTAGCGGTCGCCGCCGGCGGGACGGGCCGAGGCCGGCGCGCCGCCGACCACTTCGACGATCCGGGTGACCTGGGGTCCCTTCGGTCCCTGGCTGATCGTGCACAGGATCTCGGTGCCGTCGCTCAGCTCCTGCAGGCCTGCCCTGTTCAACACCGAAATGTGGAGGAATGCGTCCGGAGATCCGTCAACCGGAGCGACGAAACCAAAGCCCTTGGTTACATTGAACCATTTCACCAGGGCCCGAGCCTGGGCGCCATCGTCGAACGACATGGCGTTGTGCTGACTGAAGCGAGACAAGTGTGCAGAACCTTCGAATCCAGCGCCGCGCGCGGTTAACACCTTCGAGGGCAGCACCGGTTGTTCCCCCTGGTTTGCCCCCGTGACGATTTTATGCACAGAAAAATTTGAGTCTCCAGTGTAATTTTTTGTTCACCTTACTCTATCGGCCGGTTCTTTTCTTCTTTAGACAGACCGGTCTATATGATTTTGGCGGAATTCCACGAAAAAGCGAGGTTTCCAGGTCGGTCTTGACCTTTACGTAAACGGCAAGTAGCCTGAAGTCACCTCGACCGGTCCGGAGGGCGGGAAGTCCGCTCGGAGATCGGGAACGGCAAGCGGCAGCGACCACGAGAGCGCATATAAGGCCGCGGCGACGATGGGCAGCAGGGAGACAGATGGAATGGCCGATCCGGCAGCGAAGCTCGCAGAATATCCGTGGGCGCGTTCGTACCCCGCGGATATCGATTGGAACGCCGACATCCCGACGGCGCCGCTCCACCGCCTCATGGACGACGCGGTAAGCCGATTCGGCGACCGGCCGTGCATCGACTTCATGGACAAGCGCTACACCTACGCCCAGATCGGCGCCCTGGTGGACAAGGCGGCGAAGGGCTTCCAGGAGATGGGCGTGGGGAAGGGCAGCAAGGTCGGGCTGTTCCTGCCCAACACGCCCTATTTCGTGATCTGCTACTACGCCGTGCTGAAGGCCGGCGGCACGGTGGTCAACTTCAACCCGCTCTACGCCGAGCGGGAGATCGCCAAGCAGATCGAGGACAGCGACACCGACATCATGGTCACGCTCGACCTGGCGGTGCTCTACGGCAAGATCGCCAAGATGCTCGGGCAGACCCGGCTGAAGCGGATCGTCGTCGCCCGCATGGCCGACATCCTGCCGTTCCCCAAGAACTGGCTGTTCCCGATCGTCAAGCGCAAGGACATCGCCCGCATCCCGTCCGACGACCGGCACCTGGCCTTCGCCAGGCTGATTGCCAACGCCGGCCGGCCGGCCCCGGTGGAGATCGACCCCGACGAGGACGTGGCCGTGCTCCAGTATACCGGCGGGACCACCGGCGTGCCCAAGGGCGCCATGCTGACCCATGCCAACATCTACGCCAACGCCGTCCAGTCGGGCATGTGGTGCACCGACGCGAAGCCGGGGCAGGAGCGCATGCTGGGCGTGCTGCCGCTGTTCCACGTCTTCGCCATGACCGGCGTGATGAACCTGCCGCTGGTGCTCGGCGCCGAGATGGTCCTGGTTCCCCGGTTCGAACTGGACAACGTGATCAGGCTGATCCAGTCCAAGAAGCCGACGCTGTTCCCCGCGGTGCCGACCATCTACACCGCGATCGTCAACCACAAGGACATCGGCTCCTACGACCTGTCGTCGATCCGCTTCTGCCTGTCGGGCGGCGCGCCCCTGCCGGTGGAGGTGAAGCACGCGTTCGAGACGAAGACCGGCTGCAAGCTGGTCGAGGGCTACGGCCTGTCGGAAAGCTCCCCGGTCGCCACGGCCAACCCGATGTACGGGGTCAACAAGGCCGGTTCGATCGGCATCCCGCTGCCCCGCACCGTGATCGAGATCGTCAGCCTGGACGACCGCTCCCGCCTGGTTCCCCTGGGCGAGAAGGGCGAGGTCTGCATCCGCGGGCCCCAGGTGATGAAGGGATACTGGAAGCGCCCGGGCGAGACGGCGGAGGCGCTGGCCGACGGCCGCCTGCATACCGGCGACGTCGGGTACATGGACGAGGACGGCTACACCTACATCGTCGACCGGATCAAGGACATGATCCTGTGCGGCGGCTACAACGTCTATCCGCGAAACGTCGAGGAGGCGATCTACCTGCATCCCGCCGTCGCGGAATGCGTGGTCGCCGGCGTGCCGGACCCCTACCGGGCCAGACCGTCAAGGCCTATGTCAAGCTGACCGAGGGCCATGGGCTGACGCGCGAGGACCTGGCGGAATTCCTGCGCGACAAACTGTCGCCCATCGAGATCCCCAAGCACCTGGAGATCCGCGACGAGCTGCCGAAGACCATGATCGGCAAGCTGTCCCGCAAGGCGCTTCTGGAGGAGGAGGAGGCCCGCCGCTCCGACCGTCAGGCCCCCCGGGACTGACGGCCGGATCGGAAAGGGGCGGGGGCGCCGGTCAGCGCATCGCGTAGCGGGACGCGCTGATCACCGCCTGGGTGCGGTTCTTGACGCCCAGCGACTTGAAGATCGCGGTCACGTGGATCTTCACCGTGCCCTCGGACAGCCCCAGCTCGTAGGCGATCTGCTTGTTGGACTTGCCTTCGCGCAGGCAGCCCAGGACGTCGCGCTGGCGCTGGGTCAGGCTGATGCCGGAGGTGGGCTCGGCCACCACGGCGTGGTCGCGCGGCGCGCTGGTCAGGCCGCTCGTCCCGGAAGAGTTCATCAGGGCGTGCGGCATGTAGACGCCGCCGGCCAGCACCAGCCGCAGCGCGCTGACCATGATCTGCACGCTCGACGACTTGGGGATGAAACCGCCGGCGCCGTGCTCGATCGCCTGGCGGGCGTCGGCGCCGCTCTCGGACGCGGACACCACCACCAGCGCGATCGTGGGCAGCATCGCCTTGATCTGGCGGATGCCCTCGAAACCGGGCCAGCCCGGCATCTGCAGGTCGGTCAGGATCAGGTCGGGGGGCTCGCTCCCGGAGCACTGCGCCATGACCTCCTGGTAAGTCGCCGCCTGGATGTAGTCGGCGTCGGAAAAAATCTGCTCCAGCAGACGATTAAGTCCTTCGCGGAACAGCGCGTGGTCGTCCCCGATCAGAATACGCATCTCTTGCCCCTTTTCCCTTCTGGCCCGCTCAATACATACGCAATTATGAGGTACGCTCATTTGCAAGCATACTATTTTGTTCGTTAATAAACCCCATCAACGCTTCTAGTGCAATTTAATCATAGGAAGTATGGTTAATGTTGCCTTGAAGACACAAGTTTCCGGGGCTAAAGAAATATGACCGTCGGCGGGTGCGGATCCGATGCGGCTGATTTTATCAGACCATCATATCTCTTCGGTCATAGGAGCGGGACTGGGAAAAGGCCGGGTAATAGGCGGAGATTCGACGTCCCGGCCCATGAGTCGCAGTATTTCGGCCGGTTCGACCGATCCGTCCGCGCTTTTGAACAGGCCGCGCACCGTCGCGAGGGCCGCGACTCGGCCGTCCATCGACTCGATGCGGTGTTCCATGTAGACCCACTTCGCGTCCCAGCCCAGGACGCGGGTGTGCAGCCTGAACCGCTCGAACGGCTTCAGCGACCGCCGGAAACTGACGCTGGCCCCGCCCAGCACCGGCATCCACCGGTTCTTCAGGATCGGCCGCGCCAGCCCGCACCGGATCATCAGGTCCGTCCGGCCGAGATCCATGATCGTCAGGTAGCGGCCGTTGTTCATGTGAAGGTTGACGTCCAGGTCGTTGGGCCACACCCGGAACGTCAGGACCGACTCGTCCATCAGGTCCGTCCGCCGCCCGAGCAGGGCGGCCAGAAGGACCTTGATCATGCGGAATATCAGGTTCATGTCGGCCCCTTCCCGGCGCCTCTAGAAAGCGTCGGCGTCCATGTCCATCAGAACCTGCGACCCGGCCATGATGGTCAGGAACAGGCCGTTGACCTGGGGCAGCAGCTTGGTCATGTAGAACCGCCCGGTCTTGACCTTGCTGTCGTAGAACCCCGCCCGGCCGTCCGCCTCCCGCTGCTTCTCCTTCGCCGCCTTGACCATGCGCAGCCACATGTAGCCCAGCGCCACCAGGGCGAACATCCGCAGATAGTCGGTCGAGGCCGCCCCCGCCTCTTCCGCGTTCTTCATGCCCCTCTGGGCGACCAGCGCGGTCGCCTGCTGGAGCTTGCCGAACGCCTTGGCCAGCGGAATGACGAACTCCAGCAGCTCCGGGTCCTCCTGGGTCTCCTCCAGCAGTTCCGAGACGGGGTGGAAGAATCGGCGCAGAAGCCGGCCCATGTCCTGGGGCAGCTTGCGGCCGACCAGGTCCAGCGCCTGGATCGCGTTGGCGCCCTCGTAGATCTGGGCGATGCGGGCGTCGCGGACGAACTGCTCCATCCCGTATTCCCGGATGTACCCATGCCCGCCGTACAGCTGCATGCCCATGTTGGTCGCATCGAACCCGTGGTCGGTGAAGAACGCCTTCACGACCGGGGTCATCAGCGCCACCAGGTCGTCGGCCTCGCGCCGAACCTCCGGGTCGGGATGCCGGATCGAGACGTCGATGTTCATGCCGACCCACGCCGCCAGCGCCCTGCATCCCTCGGTGTGCGCCCGCATGGTCAGCAGGGTCTTGCGCACGTCGGGATGGACGATGATCGGGTCCGCCGGCTTGTCCGGTGCCTTGGCCCCCGTCAGCGACCGTCCCTGGAGCCGTTCGCGGGCATAGGCGACGGCGTTCTGGTAGCTGACTTCGGCCAGGCCCAGCCCCTGGATGCCGACGCCCAGCCGGGCCGCGTTCATCATGGTGAACATGGCGCGCATGCCCTTGTGCGGCTGTCCGACCAGCCAGCCCTTGGCGTCCTCGAAGTTCATCACGCAGGTGCTGGACGCCTTGATGCCCATCTTGTGCTCGATCGAGCCGCACGTCACGCCGTTCCGCATGCCCGGCGTGCCGTCCTCGCGCGGCAGGAACTTGGGGACCAGGAACAGGCTGATGCCCCGGGTCCCGGCCGGCGCGTCCGGCAGCTTGGCCAGCACCAGGTGCAGGATGTTCTCGGTCAGGTCATGCTCCCCGGCCGAGATGAAGATCTTGGTGCCGGTCACCGCATAGCTGCCGTCATTCGACCCGTCCGGCACCGCCCGGGTGCGGATCATGCCCAGGTCGGTGCCGCAGTGCGGCTCGGTCAGGCACATGGTGCCCGACCAGGTGCCGTCCACCAGCTTCGGCAGGTAGGCCCGCTTCAACTCGTCCGTCCCGTGCAGCGACAGCGCGTTGTAGGCGCCGTGGCTGAGGCCGGGATACATGCCGAACGACAGGTTGGCCGAGCAGATGAACTCCTCCAGGATGAAGTTCACCACATGGGGAAGCCCCTGGCCGCCGTAGTCCGGGTCGCAGGAAACCCCCGTCCATCCGCCCTCGATGAACTTGGCGTAGGCTTCCTTGAAGCCCTTCGGCGTCCGCACCACGCCGTTCTCGTAGTGGCAGCCCTCCTCGTCGCCGGAGCGGTTGAGCGGCTGGAGTTCGTTCTCGGCGAACTTGGCGCCTTCCTCCAGCACCGCCTCGATCAGGTCGGGCGTATGGTCCTCGTGGCCCGGCAGCTCGGCGAGCCTGCCGACCGCGAAGACTTCGTTGAGCACGAAACGGACATCGTCCAGAGGCGCCTTGTAGGTCGGCATGGTTCAAGTCCCTTGGTATCTCGATGGGAGGGAGTCCCGTAGGTCGGCCTTGGCCCTCAGGGCCAACGCCGACGATGCTGCCGGAACGTCGGCGCGGAGGCGTCGGCGTTCGCCTTCGGCGAAGGCCGACCTACGGTGTGCCTGTCGGGTCAGTTGCGCAGCGGCTTGCCGGTGGTCAGCATGTGTTCGATCCGGGCGACGGTGGCGCGGCTCCGGACCAGCTTCATGAAGCTGGCGCGTTCCAGCTCCAGCAGCCTGTCCTCGTCCACCTCCTCCGTGATGTCGGTGTCGCCGCCGCTCAGCACCTCAGCCAGCGCGCCCGACACCACCACGTCGTGGTCGGTCGCCTTGCCCTGCTGGTGGAACCCGTCCACCGCCATCCGGAGCGCCGCGCGCGCGGTCGGCCCCGGCAGCCGCAGCGTGACCGGCTCCGGCGGAACATAGTTCTCCGCCAGCTCCAGCGCCTTCGCCTTGGCGTCGGCCAGCAGCCGCTCGCGGTTCATGGTGATGCCGTCGGTCGGGCGCAGGAACATCAGGTCGCGCGCCTCGTCCGCCGACTTCGCCACCTTGGCCAGGCTGATCGCCTCGAACGCCTGGGCGATCGGCGGCATCGGCCCGCCCGGCCGTTTCTTGTTCAGGGTCGCCCGGGTCAGCATCTCCTTGCAGCCGCCCCAGCCGGGGATCACCCCGACGCCGACCTCGACCAGCCCCATATAGGTCTCGGCATGGGCCTGGACCGCGTCGCAATGCAGCAGGATCTCGCACCCGCCGCCCAGCGCCATACCCGAAGGCGCGCCGACCACGGGGAAGGGCGCGTATTTCAGCGCCTTGTACGTCTCCTGGCCTTCCTGGACCGACTGTTCCACCTGCGGCCACAGGGCGATGTTGACCGCGAACAGCGCCAGCCCGAGATTGACGCCGACCGAGAAATTGTCGCCCTCGTTATGGACGACCAGGGCCTTCCACTCGCCCTTGCCGTCGCCGATCATGCCGATCGCCTTCTGGATCAGCGCCATCACGTCGCCGTCCAGGGCGTTCATCTTGCCGGTGAACTCCAGGCAGGCGACCCCGTCGCCGATGTCCCACAGCGCCGCCGAGCCGTTCCGCTTGATCGGCTTCGACCCGCGCTTGATGTCGGACAGCAGCAGCACGCCATCGGGCCGGACCATGTCGGCATAGCCACCGTCCACCGTCAGGAATTGCAGCCTGCCGCCCTCGGTCCGGTAGAAGCCCTTGCCCGCCGCCGTCTCCAGCAGGGCCGGCACCGGCTTGCCCTCCGCCCTCAAGGCATCCGCCAGCCAGTCCGCGCCGAGCTGGTCGATCAGCTCGAACGGGCCGAATTTCCAGTTGTAGCCAAGCCGCATGGCCTGATCGACCGCCGTCACGTCGTCCGCGATCTCCGGCACCAGCGAGGCGGCATAGGCCAACAGGTCCACCAGCACCCGGCGGGCATAGGTGCCGCCCCTGTCCGGATGCTCGACCAGGGCCCGAAGCCCCTGCTTCGCGGCGCCGACGCTGTCCAGAGACGCCTTCTCCGATGGGCGGTACCGCCCCGTCGCCAGGTCG contains:
- a CDS encoding cold-shock protein; this encodes MSRFSQHNAMSFDDGAQARALVKWFNVTKGFGFVAPVDGSPDAFLHISVLNRAGLQELSDGTEILCTISQGPKGPQVTRIVEVVGGAPASARPAGGDRYGDRGGDRGYGGGDRDSYGGGDRYGSDRGGYGGGSYGGGGYGGGDRYGDSDYGASSGGPEVEMSGTVKWFKPDKGFGFVTADDASKDVFVHKSVLRRCGLMQLEAGQRVQMRVQDAAKGREATWIMPL
- a CDS encoding long-chain fatty acid--CoA ligase; its protein translation is MADPAAKLAEYPWARSYPADIDWNADIPTAPLHRLMDDAVSRFGDRPCIDFMDKRYTYAQIGALVDKAAKGFQEMGVGKGSKVGLFLPNTPYFVICYYAVLKAGGTVVNFNPLYAEREIAKQIEDSDTDIMVTLDLAVLYGKIAKMLGQTRLKRIVVARMADILPFPKNWLFPIVKRKDIARIPSDDRHLAFARLIANAGRPAPVEIDPDEDVAVLQYTGGTTGVPKGAMLTHANIYANAVQSGMWCTDAKPGQERMLGVLPLFHVFAMTGVMNLPLVLGAEMVLVPRFELDNVIRLIQSKKPTLFPAVPTIYTAIVNHKDIGSYDLSSIRFCLSGGAPLPVEVKHAFETKTGCKLVEGYGLSESSPVATANPMYGVNKAGSIGIPLPRTVIEIVSLDDRSRLVPLGEKGEVCIRGPQVMKGYWKRPGETAEALADGRLHTGDVGYMDEDGYTYIVDRIKDMILCGGYNVYPRNVEEAIYLHPAVAECVVAGVPDPYRARPSRPMSS
- a CDS encoding AMP-binding enzyme, with protein sequence MRGRRRAGPLPGQTVKAYVKLTEGHGLTREDLAEFLRDKLSPIEIPKHLEIRDELPKTMIGKLSRKALLEEEEARRSDRQAPRD
- a CDS encoding LuxR C-terminal-related transcriptional regulator; this translates as MRILIGDDHALFREGLNRLLEQIFSDADYIQAATYQEVMAQCSGSEPPDLILTDLQMPGWPGFEGIRQIKAMLPTIALVVVSASESGADARQAIEHGAGGFIPKSSSVQIMVSALRLVLAGGVYMPHALMNSSGTSGLTSAPRDHAVVAEPTSGISLTQRQRDVLGCLREGKSNKQIAYELGLSEGTVKIHVTAIFKSLGVKNRTQAVISASRYAMR
- a CDS encoding thioesterase family protein; amino-acid sequence: MNLIFRMIKVLLAALLGRRTDLMDESVLTFRVWPNDLDVNLHMNNGRYLTIMDLGRTDLMIRCGLARPILKNRWMPVLGGASVSFRRSLKPFERFRLHTRVLGWDAKWVYMEHRIESMDGRVAALATVRGLFKSADGSVEPAEILRLMGRDVESPPITRPFPSPAPMTEEI
- a CDS encoding acyl-CoA dehydrogenase C-terminal domain-containing protein, which gives rise to MPTYKAPLDDVRFVLNEVFAVGRLAELPGHEDHTPDLIEAVLEEGAKFAENELQPLNRSGDEEGCHYENGVVRTPKGFKEAYAKFIEGGWTGVSCDPDYGGQGLPHVVNFILEEFICSANLSFGMYPGLSHGAYNALSLHGTDELKRAYLPKLVDGTWSGTMCLTEPHCGTDLGMIRTRAVPDGSNDGSYAVTGTKIFISAGEHDLTENILHLVLAKLPDAPAGTRGISLFLVPKFLPREDGTPGMRNGVTCGSIEHKMGIKASSTCVMNFEDAKGWLVGQPHKGMRAMFTMMNAARLGVGIQGLGLAEVSYQNAVAYARERLQGRSLTGAKAPDKPADPIIVHPDVRKTLLTMRAHTEGCRALAAWVGMNIDVSIRHPDPEVRREADDLVALMTPVVKAFFTDHGFDATNMGMQLYGGHGYIREYGMEQFVRDARIAQIYEGANAIQALDLVGRKLPQDMGRLLRRFFHPVSELLEETQEDPELLEFVIPLAKAFGKLQQATALVAQRGMKNAEEAGAASTDYLRMFALVALGYMWLRMVKAAKEKQREADGRAGFYDSKVKTGRFYMTKLLPQVNGLFLTIMAGSQVLMDMDADAF
- a CDS encoding 3-hydroxyacyl-CoA dehydrogenase/enoyl-CoA hydratase family protein, with amino-acid sequence MEIRSAAVIGAGVMGSGIAAHIANAGIPVFLLDIVPQDVKDGRGNDRSVVARTAVEKMLKTEPAPFMHKRNADLVTPGNIEDDLEKLAGVDWIVEAVVENPKVKADLYARLDAVRKPGSIVSSNTSTIPLKNLVEGQGDGFARDFMITHFFNPPRYMRLLEVVAGPDTRPEAVEALSRFADMRLGKGVVACKDRPGFIANRIGTYWIQAAINQAMDLGLTVEEADAVIGRPMGIPKTGVFGLVDLVGLDLMPYVSRSLLNTLPADDPYRAIHREPELFTRMIAEGYTGRKGKGGFYRLNRSGGGRVKEAIDLATGRYRPSEKASLDSVGAAKQGLRALVEHPDRGGTYARRVLVDLLAYAASLVPEIADDVTAVDQAMRLGYNWKFGPFELIDQLGADWLADALRAEGKPVPALLETAAGKGFYRTEGGRLQFLTVDGGYADMVRPDGVLLLSDIKRGSKPIKRNGSAALWDIGDGVACLEFTGKMNALDGDVMALIQKAIGMIGDGKGEWKALVVHNEGDNFSVGVNLGLALFAVNIALWPQVEQSVQEGQETYKALKYAPFPVVGAPSGMALGGGCEILLHCDAVQAHAETYMGLVEVGVGVIPGWGGCKEMLTRATLNKKRPGGPMPPIAQAFEAISLAKVAKSADEARDLMFLRPTDGITMNRERLLADAKAKALELAENYVPPEPVTLRLPGPTARAALRMAVDGFHQQGKATDHDVVVSGALAEVLSGGDTDITEEVDEDRLLELERASFMKLVRSRATVARIEHMLTTGKPLRN